In the Nymphaea colorata isolate Beijing-Zhang1983 unplaced genomic scaffold, ASM883128v2 scaffold0174, whole genome shotgun sequence genome, GCAGCaaggatttaaaatctatgttaccgaaactaaggatctcccaaaacatacctttttatgcagctttgAATCTAAGacctgaggctatcaaacagaACCTTAGGCTGGAAAAGTGAAATGACGGAGTAGCAACTCTTGTCGTTTAACTGCATCTTGGAGATGACTAGTTAAATAAAAGCAGTTGGTGCAAGTGCAGTACTTGtggaaatatctgaaaaaattagTCATGATCATATATAGAGCAACCTGCAGTTAACAAGCTTTAATcagcaaaattttttatgaaggaatatCATCAACCTTATTAAAGGAATACAAATTCGACTCGCATCTTAATAGACCAATCTGCATATAGTTAATAGACCAATCTACGTATAATTTCAtctgttcatttcatttcaacGCTCCATAGTTTCTTGCAAAATACATGTATAAAAATGGTCAAATGGTGACTCTCACTATAAAGTTACCCAGCCATTTAACCAAAGCTGGCATCCATCTAGTGCAGATATTGGagggttaagaaaaaaacatggagaaaatataaaaacaaatattagacgacgaaaatgtctatttttgttttctctttgttcctTTCTTGGTCATCTGCTATGATAAATCAGATGGTCATGGTAAGATGGCTGAGTGACTCAAACAACTAGATCACCATTCAATCTTTCTATACATAAAACACCTAACCACTTATATGGTCAGATGTTATATTTGTGAGTGACAATTGCTTGACCACATACTTTAACAGCAAAATGTATCTTTTATGAAAGTttttagcaacataaaataaaaaaaaaagaatgtatgacCATATCGGTAGCTGATTCGTTTCaattctctttatctctctctctctctctctatatatatatatataaatatatatatatatgcatatatatatatatatataagtcgcAACTCTCTATGCTATTTAAAAATCTGAGAATCCTACTACTATTATTTGGATCTTATTTCGGTCACCAAACCAGACTATTAAGTCTATAGGAGTCAGATACGTAACTGACAAAGAAGATCTATTGACATTCGCTTGCACTGAATTCCAATTATTCCATTACGCAATGTGGTTTGGACGAATATAATCAGTCACGTCAtaatatttcacaaaaaaaatcctgaaatatTAATGCTAGTATATTCCTAAAATTCGCCGTTTGCTGGTTACAACTTGCTTTATGTACTtctcaaaataatattaaaacttttaaaaaataattgtatcTTTAATATCAAGTTGACCagaataatcttattttttacattatttagaGATTCATATGCCCCAAGTTCCAACTTAGTTTGAGTCAACGCCGGCCTCACCTGGATAATCTTTGTCTGCAATCTGTCATCCAagtattattgaaaattattaattggGCACGTGATGTACCTACcccttaaattttattttctttttcttttttttagttttggtcTGACATGTTTGGTGTAAGAAAGCATGTCATCACAATGGTTGCGGCTGATGCCATGGCAACATAATGTTTATGACGAATGCAACGTTTGATTTGTACATGTTTTGTCATCCGCAATATTATATGCAGCACATTCGTTTGATTTTATACTTCTGTCATCTTTcgatatacataataaaaaccagattgcaatgattacaatgtatttttttcgaTTTAACCttacagatatgatcttaagaataaattattagaaaacatatatgaaattaatcattttttaaattaataagttattgggaaacatataataaattgaTCATTTAACTATCTGTATATTTATAACAAGTCAAATTGAATGGCTTTCCTTATAGAGTGACGGCATTTTCACGCAAGATGGAACAACCCTACTTTTAAAggaattttttggctttcttgCTTTTTTGAAACTACACAGTCGTTATGATGCTAAGAATTCATGAGCAGCTTTTGTCTATAGCAAGTAAATAAATGTGAGTCTCGCCATATGAAAGTATGTTCTTGGATGGTTTCGTGTTTAACTTCAAGAGACGTAGCATAGCACAGCATATCAGCGTTAAAGTTTTAACGAAATAACGACGTAGACATTGTGTAGTTAAGTGGCAGATACAACAGTCAAAGAGCACATAcatcacaaaatttcatgtCAAAGTGTTGGCACATTCCATGGCCATTATGCTTACCTAAACCAACTTATGTCGCAACAAATTCAACCAACACACCATGGCCATTTCATCCGTAATAGTGTAGGCAACGGGACTTGTAGTGGTGGAGCTTTAGCTGTCACGATTACCTATTAGCAACAGAATTGTGAGTATCAGCAACTGTCAAAGCCTAGATAATATTCATAATTGCCATGTAGACATATATAACTTAACCTTAACGCTTAAATGGAGGGGAAAACATCCTTAAAACGAAACACATACATTtattgtacatggaaaactaacAACATCGACTACATGACGCTCAGATCTTCCATTGacataaaacacaattaagCAGCGTCCAAAGCTGCCAATAGTAGACCAATACAGAGATCATCACaatagaaactatatatatatatatatcgtatTAGCCTTGGGTACATTCAGCTGGTGCAAGAGAAAGCAGcctcttccccaaatcatacttcacatgcatgttcgGCTGCAGAACATTCCCGAAGATGGGCACCTCTCCgtctttaatggctaagcaggtGATTACACTTTCAACCATcctaaagatatttgaaggtggcagcttccagtctgcattggcgaaatgaaaggtcatctccggcaacccttcatatggatcaccattattctctacatgGTGACACAGATAATCCTGTTTAGCTGGATAGAAGCATTCATGGTTTATGACATTAGCCACCGCATTTGCGACTTGATTGTACACATCTTTTGCAAGATAAGTcagtgtggtacccgagtctataatgatcgatctggcatctcccaacaatgcagtcatctgtgcaccaccaaattgtatgttgagtctgttgtttcTGATGCTTATGTCAATTAGGTTGAGCACCTAATACGTGCCTTGAGGACCACCTGGTGCCATCAGCATTTCTTGAACCCCTTCCTGGCCTGAAAACTCTGCGTCCTTACCAGATTTGAGCTGTCTGACGTGATTTCATTGCTATTGGGAGGAAGACAGTAGGCAAATTTATCATCAATAGAAGAGCCAATCTGATTTACAAGTGAGAGAGGACCACCTCCGAGGCCAACAAGGTCAGGAACTTCAAGCAAGGAGGGATTAGGAGAGCCATCCTGATGAACACAACCAGAAACAATTTCTGGAAGCTTGACGGTGCcagcaccattgtcaaacaagagcATTTCCGAGGCCAGTATCACTTCTACGAAGGATTTGTCTTCATAGGAATATATGAATCCGCAAAGTTGGTTGATAGTGCAACCATGAATGGGCAGTTCCATGCAAGAGCTGGCAGAGCAGGTCTGGCTCTTGTAGGTGGatgactgaagtggatcaaacattgatgtttggcCAGAGCAGGAGTCACAAGGACGGCACATCGTCCATATGAGGTCGCTAACAGTGACGAGAGTGGCCCAGTAGAGGTGGGATGGTGTACCaagtgagagtttcatgagatactAGCCGAAGCCTGGCACCACtgggctggagatcatgctggtggtattggCAAACCGTGAAGCATTGCAGCGGGAGGACAGAGCCACCTGCATCGCTCGTAGAGCTAGAGTGGATAaagggtcatagagaggtgacagaGATGAGTCTCAAAGAATGAGGTCTCTAGAAAATCCGAGAGGTTTGGCAGCGAATATGGTGGTAaggttaggcagtattgcaagcaggagcagctggaggaggaggcagaatggtaaggaggagaagaaggcagccatggtgagGGCTAAATGGTTGCTGTATTAAGGAGAAAggtgttgatatttataatggaagtcaTAGTTAAGGTCGCGCTGATGAagggaaggatttggatttggaaattgtggagaaaagaaacatgtggccgatcacaatggagaaaagttagTAGCATCTTCCAATGGTTAAGCTTTGGTAAATCTCAAAGTGCTTCTTggacttccacaattttttttttttgtgtgtcttttcatttgactctgcacaatcaagatctgaatattagtGTTGAAGAGTTTTCAgtcacaaacatttgaagactctcaaacaaaaatatttgaaggaagGACGCAGACACTTTAACATATTACCTAAGGTGACCGCAATAACTGCTGAatacgttggaagaagagattgtcctagtggtatttcaaatttttttttatcagtgtTGCCTTTGTAAGGCAATAAGgcatggtagtccctgctccaaaacctgtcaATTGACCTCCTTAAACCATGAACCTTGAAGTCGTTTGAAGTcgttgaaaatgaaaatctctctcccacacgctcctctctctatacatatatatgcagacGTCATTCCACCCCACAATGTTACGGGCTCTCATATGCTGAAAGTTCATCGGGCAGAGGATCATGCGCtgagggtttgcaggtatgctatggtcattttggccatatcattctatgcctcttttatatttttatatatatagcagaaaattaaatggtgactttgATTCTTCAAAGTTAAcgactatttgattcattataatgaatggacGACAGaatactaaaaagaaaaaagtgataggtattttcgtcatctaatattagtttacactttctttctctgcaACTTTatctcaaccgttaagtgggtgaatgtggATATgggctgaatatatatatatatatatatatatatatactgatcaTATCTATTGAATGCTGGATCTTGACTggtccttaaaaattaaaaacctgtcATTAAAAAAGTACCAACTATTTATCTTGCGGCAATAGTGCATGATGATTTTGCCAACTATTTATCATACTTCCAGGCTTTTCATTTTACTCATCTGATAACATTATCTAGCATGtttgaatgttatatatatatagacatacacacacacacatacacacacatatatatattgccactagaattgctttgtttgatgcttctagtatgctttctatcAGGAAAGATGTCTAACCTGACCCTACAAATAACAGATAATATCtatgtctacagatgaccttgcacAATTATATGTGCTGATCTTCTAAActtgtcatgattcattatttatttttcgatggtgaaataagtacattttatttaggatcTTGCTAACCTGACGCTAGGAAAGATCTcaatttttaattggttcagtcttaacacaaaaaatagggtcgattgaatgctagttgggtctggcccgtggcgatcatttaccaaagaaacattcaatttatgagtcatttgacccaaatcatgaaaatgtttaattgataacataattTTCCTGGTctgactaagaaaaaaaaagatggctaTTCATTGTCAGACACTTCCAAGATTTTATTATCTAGCTAGCCATAGCTTCAACTTCacccacattttcttttcctttcgtgcCTTCTCTgcctgcaaatcaaaataaagttcttaattaagtaccaacttcatccatattttcttttcctttcgttcCTTCCCAacctgcaaatcaaaataaagttcttaattaaatgttaaaattaatcattattaaaaattaatttctatttgaagTACGACTTGGAAACAACCGGATTTCTATCAACCCATCCACCTACAATTTCTTGCCtttctgcaccaaatttccatatcaattcttcatatggaacaacctccctgACAGTAGTAGCTTTATTTTcctgctcaatttttgccaGCCCCCTCGACAACTGCTCTTTTGAGGGTCTTGTAAGCATATTGTATGGTAAGGTATTGTAagcatattgtaaatttatttttgtaatttgttagcaactaaaaaaatcctaaaaatagcgataattcagaaaaaatctagaaaaatgttttctatataaaagaacTCATTACAATATCACACACATAATAAATATTCATAAATCTTCATCTATGGACATAATGATAACGACATgattaagatgataaaaattgaggtcttaaagacttacaatatatgttttacagtttttacatcatattatcaaacaattaaaatgagcaacctatct is a window encoding:
- the LOC116268265 gene encoding aspartic proteinase CDR1, translating into MKLSLGTPSHLYWATLVTVSDLIWTMCRPCDSCSGQTSMFDPLQSSTYKSQTCSASSCMELPIHGCTINQLCGFIYSYEDKSFVEVILASEMLLFDNGAGTVKLPEIVSGCVHQDGSPNPSLLEVPDLVGLGGGPLSLVNQIGSSIDDKFAYCLPPNSNEITSDSSNLVRTQSFQARKGFKKC